A genomic stretch from Setaria italica strain Yugu1 chromosome VII, Setaria_italica_v2.0, whole genome shotgun sequence includes:
- the LOC101785729 gene encoding G-type lectin S-receptor-like serine/threonine-protein kinase B120 yields the protein MDVASLPVLAFLFLILSSLCQCNDQMTQGKPLSPGDMLISEGEVFALGFFSPANSSKNLYIGIWYHNIAKRTVVWVANRDNPITAPSSARLAITNNLELLLSDSKGHTLWTTTNNVNIGGAGAFAVLLNSGNFVLRLQNGTDIWQSFDHPTDTILPTMRFLLSYRAHVATRLIAWKGLDDPSTGDISSSIDPRSNLQVFIWNGTLPYYRTAIVSDLSVSGSIYQRNAAYFLYQTVVNTGDNFYYSYTASDSSPYTRVLLDYTGKMSLLIWNNITSLWTVVSEPPSGCDLYASCGPFGYCDHTGVAPTCQCLDGFEPVDTVNFSRGCRRKEALKCGQENHFLTLPGMKIPDKFVHIRNRSFDQCEAECSRNCSCLAYAYAYLSNAGTMGDTSRCLVWTGVLIDTGKATTAPANLYLRLGGSPVKNKSNLAKILLPIIACLLLIATTALLWIYKYRGKWKQKEIQKRRMLEYLRSTDEDGDKNIEYPFISFEDIVVATDNFSESNMIGKGGFGKVYKGVLQDATEVAIKRLGKGSGQGTEEFRNEVVLIAKLQHRNLAKLLGYCIHEDEKLLVYEYLSNKSLDYFLFDSERKPVLQWPSRHKIIQGVARGILYLHQDSRLTIIHRDLKASNILLDKEMIPKISDFGMARIFCSDQHQANTNRVVGTYGYMSPEYAMEGAFSVKSDTYSFGVLLLEVVSGLKISSPHLIIDFPNLIVYAWNLWKDGKTENLVDSSVKENCPLDEVSRFIHIGLLCVQDSPDCRPLMSAVVSMLENKTIQLPIPMQPMYFARRDAEPGRNGDNMAFSSNDMGFTELEGR from the exons ATGGATGTGGCCTCCCTTCCTGTCCTTGCGTTCTTATTCTTGATATTGAGTTCTCTCTGCCAATGCAATGACCAAATGACACAAGGAAAGCCACTCTCTCCTGGCGACATGCTTATCTCTGAAGGTGAGGTCTTTGCTCTTGGTTTCTTCTCCCCAGCCAACTCCAGTAAGAATTTATACATTGGAATTTGGTACCACAACATCGCCAAGCGCACCGTGGTGTGGGTTGCAAATCGTGACAACCCAATCACCGCACCTTCATCAGCGAGGCTTGCCATCACCAACAATTTAGAGCTGTTGTTGTCCGACTCAAAAGGACACACTCTTTGGACAACCACAAACAATGTTAACATTGGAGGTGCTGGAGCTTTTGCAGTGCTGCTCAACTCGGGGAACTTTGTCCTTCGACTGCAAAACGGCACAGACATATGGCAAAGCTTTGATCACCCAACCGACACCATCCTTCCAACCATGAGATTCTTGTTGAGCTATAGGGCACATGTGGCCACCCGCCTCATTGCATGGAAGGGCCTTGATGATCCATCTACAGGGGACATCTCCAGCAGCATCGATCCTCGCTCAAACCTTCAGGTCTTCATTTGGAATGGGACTTTGCCATACTACCGCACTGCTATAGTTAGTGATCTCTCAGTGTCCGGCAGCATATACCAGAGAAATGCTGCCTATTTCTTGTACCAAACGGTAGTCAACACAGGGGACAACTTCTACTATAGTTACACAGCTTCTGACAGCTCACCATACACACGTGTCTTGCTAGACTACACTGGCAAAATGAGTCTCCTGATCTGGAACAACATCACATCATTATGGACGGTCGTTTCTGAGCCCCCAAGCGGTTGTGATCTCTACGCCTCATGCGGCCCATTTGGTTACTGCGACCACACGGGGGTTGCCCCAACATGTCAATGCCTTGATGGATTCGAGCCTGTAGACACTGTCAACTTTTCAAGGGGATGCCGGAGAAAGGAAGCGCTGAAATGTGGACAGGAAAACCATTTCTTGACCTTGCCTGGAATGAAGATTCCTGACAAGTTTGTGCACATCAGGAACAGAAGCTTCGACCAATGCGAAGCTGAGTGCAGCAGAAATTGCTCCTGCTTGGCATATGCTTACGCCTACTTGAGTAATGCTGGCACCATGGGCGATACATCAAGGTGCTTGGTTTGGACTGGGGTTCTCATTGACACTGGTAAGGCCACAACTGCACCTGCGAACTTGTATCTCCGACTTGGAGGGTCTCCAG TTAAAAATAAGAGCAATTTAGCAAAGATTCTACTCCCTATTATTGCATGCCTGCTGTTAATTGCAACCACAGCCCTTCTCTGGATATACAAATACAGAG GTAAATGGAAACAGAAGGAAATCCAAAAGAGAAGGATGCTAGAATACTTGAGGTCTACAGATGAAGATGGGGACAAAAATATAGAGTACCCTTTTATTAGCTTTGAAGACATTGTTGTAGCAACAGATAATTTCTCAGAGTCCAATATGATTGGGAAGGGAGGTTTTGGAAAAGTGTACAAG GGAGTGTTGCAAGATGCCACGGAAGTAGCCATCAAGAGACTTGGTAAGGGTTCTGGACAAGGCACTGAAGAGTTTAGAAATGAAGTGGTCTTGATTGCAAAATTACAGCACAGGAACCTAGCTAAGCTTCTCGGTTACTGTATTCATGAAGATGAGAAGTTGTTGGTATATGAGTACTTATCTAACAAAAGCTTGGATTACTTCCTctttg ACTCTGAAAGAAAGCCAGTGCTTCAATGGCCATCAAGGCATAAGATAATCCAAGGGGTAGCCAGAGGAATTCTTTACCtccatcaagattcaagactaaCAATAATTCATAGAGATCTCAAAGCAAGCAACATCTTGTTAGATAAAGAGATGATCCCTAAGATATCAGATTTTGGTATGGCTAGGATATTCTGTAGCGATCAACACCAAGCAAATACTAATCGGGTTGTTGGGACATA TGGTTACATGTCGCCTGAATATGCAATGGAAGGTGCATTTTCAGTCAAGTCTGACACCTACAGCTTTGGTGTTCTACTATTAGAGGTTGTGAGTGGATTAAAAATTAGCTCACCACACCTTATCATTGATTTTCCTAATCTTATAGTCTAT GCATGGAACCTATGGAAGGATGGAAAAACAGAAAATTTGGTGGACTCGTCTGTTAAGGAGAATTGTCCCCTAGACGAAGTTTCACGATTCATCCACATTGGACTTTTGTGTGTTCAAGACAGTCCAGATTGTAGGCCACTAATGTCAGCAGTTGTGTCCATGCTGGAGAACAAAACCATACAGCTCCCGATACCAATGCAACCTATGTATTTTGCACGCAGAGATGCTGAACCTGGAAGAAACGGTGATAACATGGCATTTTCCTCGAACGATATGGGCTTCACGGAGCTCGAAGGCCGTTAA